In Populus alba chromosome 1, ASM523922v2, whole genome shotgun sequence, a single window of DNA contains:
- the LOC118055256 gene encoding cyclin-dependent kinase inhibitor 5, which produces MKKRFQEMGKYMRKAKTTSDVAVMDLTHGVRTRARTLALKKQQGVKASPPSSTAGYLQLRSRRLEKKPPPIPSLHHDSPRRQHHRQGGQNSSKLGQQQRRQQQQQQEEEESPSPNLKSSSGSGQEKERGESKVESREVEENNNSNSKDLGSFGDNVLDIEGRDRSTRESTPCNLTRGTEDARTPGSTTKPANPTESSRRLHNSTRRHIPTAHEMDEFFGPAEEEQLRQFTEKYNFDPVSDKPLHGRYEWEKLDR; this is translated from the exons ATGAAAAAGAGGTTTCAGGAAATGGGCAAGTACATGAGGAAAGCTAAAACCACAAGCGATGTAGCCGTCATGGACTTGACTCACGGTGTCCGTACACGAGCCAGAACCCTAGCTCTCAAGAAACAACAAGGAGTCAAAGCCTCTCCTCCATCGTCTACTGCTGGTTACCTCCAGCTTCGCAGCCGCCGTCTCGAGAAGAAACCGCCCCCAATTCCGTCACTGCATCATGACTCTCCCAGAAGGCAGCATCATAGGCAGGGTGGTCAGAATAGTAGTAAATTGGGTCAGCAGCAGcggcggcagcagcagcagcagcaagaagaagaagaaagcccTAGCCCTAATCTGAAATCGAGTTCCGGGTCGGGtcaagagaaagaaaggggaGAGAGTAAAGTGGAGAGTAGAGAAGTTGAAGAGAATAATAACAGCAACAGTAAAGACTTGGGTTCTTTTGGAGATAATGTTTTGGATATTGAAGGTAGAGATAG GAGCACTAGGGAATCGACTCCTTGCAATTTAACAAGAGGCACAGAAGACGCAAGAACCCCTGGTTCTACTACTAAGCCTGCAAACCCAACTGAAAGTAGCAGGAGGTTACATAACTCAACTCGAAGACACATCCCAACGGCCCATGAAATGGATGAGTTCTTTGGCCCGGCTGAAGAAGAGCAGCTAAGGCAATTTACTGAGAA